Proteins encoded in a region of the Roseateles sp. SL47 genome:
- a CDS encoding AzlD domain-containing protein, with the protein MSGWETVLGIAGMALITVLTRAFFLIPEREVPMPGWLRDGLRYAPLAALAAVIVPEIVMTQGELISTWKDARLYAVAAGTAYFFWKRGILGTIVSGTVVMLALRIGLGW; encoded by the coding sequence ATGAGCGGTTGGGAAACGGTGCTGGGCATTGCCGGCATGGCCTTGATCACGGTCCTCACCCGGGCGTTCTTCCTCATTCCCGAGCGTGAGGTGCCGATGCCGGGCTGGCTGCGCGATGGCCTGCGTTATGCGCCATTGGCCGCACTGGCGGCGGTTATCGTGCCGGAGATCGTCATGACCCAGGGCGAGCTGATCTCCACCTGGAAGGACGCGCGCCTCTACGCGGTGGCCGCCGGTACGGCTTATTTCTTCTGGAAGCGCGGCATTCTGGGCACCATTGTCAGCGGCACGGTGGTGATGCTTGCCTTGCGCATCGGTCTGGGGTGGTGA
- a CDS encoding AzlC family ABC transporter permease, with the protein MAELLPAHWRHPEFRQGAKDMLGITLGISAWGLVTGVAMVKSGLSVWMALFMSLVVFAGSSQLASLPLIASGAPLWVLWATSFCVNLRFVIFSTQWRHYLAPLPRGQRLWMAYFAADLNYVAFLKRFPDMTSDPERQVPYFWGGVAINWCAWQVPAIAGIFLADRIPTHWGLGFAGVLALLGLSYSLLGNRTTWVSAAVAACAAVAAYGLPLRLNILVAIAAAVAAGLMMERWPPGTSRNAGHGGQA; encoded by the coding sequence ATGGCCGAACTCCTCCCCGCGCATTGGCGCCATCCCGAATTCCGGCAAGGTGCCAAGGACATGCTGGGCATCACGCTGGGCATTTCCGCCTGGGGCCTGGTGACGGGGGTGGCCATGGTCAAGAGCGGGCTGAGCGTCTGGATGGCGCTGTTCATGAGCCTGGTGGTGTTTGCCGGCAGTTCCCAGCTGGCGTCCCTCCCATTGATTGCCAGCGGTGCGCCGCTGTGGGTGCTTTGGGCCACGTCCTTCTGCGTGAACCTGCGCTTTGTGATCTTCAGCACCCAGTGGCGTCACTACCTGGCCCCTCTGCCGCGGGGGCAACGCCTCTGGATGGCGTACTTTGCGGCCGACCTCAACTACGTTGCCTTTCTCAAGCGCTTTCCGGACATGACGTCCGACCCGGAGCGGCAGGTCCCTTACTTCTGGGGCGGCGTGGCCATCAACTGGTGTGCCTGGCAGGTGCCGGCCATTGCGGGCATCTTCCTGGCTGACCGCATCCCGACCCACTGGGGCCTCGGTTTTGCCGGTGTGCTCGCCCTGCTGGGCTTGAGTTATTCGCTGCTGGGCAACCGCACCACCTGGGTCTCTGCGGCCGTGGCGGCGTGTGCGGCGGTGGCGGCGTACGGCTTGCCGCTGCGCCTGAACATCCTCGTGGCGATTGCGGCGGCTGTGGCTGCCGGCTTGATGATGGAGCGCTGGCCACCGGGCACTTCCCGCAACGCAGGCCATGGAGGCCAGGCATGA
- a CDS encoding head GIN domain-containing protein → MNKTARRYTGRSTRRFVAFTLLGLAAAGSAHAWSWTFGGSQRVEGNGTVTSEKRDTGSFEAVALSSSFRVVVRQADTDKVEVRTDSNLQPYLETRVVEGRQGRTLEISSKRGYQLNSSSTPVITLELRQLRGVSISGSGEIRVENMKVSGTLDASIAGSGDIRLSGVEADRVGLRVSGSGDIVANGKAGALGVSVTGSGDVKARELAVDDAKVSIAGSGDVTVQARRRLDVSIAGSGDVGYVGSPEISLSNAGSGSVRRLKD, encoded by the coding sequence ATGAACAAGACCGCCCGCCGCTACACAGGCCGCTCCACCCGCCGCTTTGTCGCTTTCACGCTGCTTGGACTCGCGGCGGCCGGTTCTGCGCACGCCTGGTCCTGGACCTTTGGCGGGTCCCAGCGGGTGGAAGGCAACGGGACGGTCACCTCGGAAAAGCGGGACACCGGCAGCTTCGAGGCCGTGGCACTGAGCAGCAGTTTCAGGGTGGTGGTGCGCCAGGCTGACACCGACAAGGTGGAAGTGCGCACCGACAGCAATCTCCAGCCCTACCTGGAGACCCGGGTGGTGGAGGGCCGGCAGGGCCGCACGCTGGAGATCTCCTCCAAGCGGGGCTACCAGCTCAACAGCAGCAGCACGCCGGTGATCACGCTGGAACTGCGGCAACTGCGGGGGGTCTCCATCAGCGGCTCGGGTGAGATCCGGGTGGAGAACATGAAGGTCAGCGGCACGCTGGACGCCAGCATCGCGGGCAGCGGTGACATCCGCCTCTCCGGCGTGGAAGCCGACCGTGTCGGGCTGCGGGTGTCCGGCAGCGGCGACATCGTCGCCAACGGCAAGGCGGGCGCCCTGGGCGTCAGCGTGACCGGCAGCGGTGATGTCAAGGCACGCGAACTGGCCGTGGATGACGCCAAGGTCAGCATTGCCGGCAGCGGCGATGTGACGGTGCAGGCGCGCCGCCGACTGGATGTGAGCATCGCCGGCTCCGGGGATGTCGGTTATGTCGGGAGCCCTGAGATCAGCCTGTCCAACGCGGGCTCCGGGAGCGTGCGTCGCCTGAAGGACTGA
- the htpX gene encoding zinc metalloprotease HtpX, giving the protein MFNLMKTAILMAAITALFVVIGSVIGGQQGMVIALVFALAMNFFSYWFSDKMVLKMYNAQEVDEASAPQFYRMVRELAQRAQLPMPRVYLIQEDAPNAFATGRNPEHAAVAATTGILRVLSERELRGVMAHELAHVKHRDILISTISATMAGAISALANFAVFFSGRDSEGRPSNPLVGLLVAILAPIAAGLIQMAISRAREFEADRGGAEISGDPQALASALDKIHRYAQGIPLEATERHPETAQMMIMNPLSGGGLRGLFSTHPATEERIARLMAMVRR; this is encoded by the coding sequence ATGTTCAACCTGATGAAGACAGCCATCCTGATGGCCGCCATCACCGCCCTGTTTGTGGTGATCGGGTCCGTCATTGGAGGTCAGCAGGGCATGGTGATTGCGCTGGTGTTTGCGCTGGCCATGAATTTCTTCAGCTACTGGTTCTCGGACAAGATGGTGCTGAAGATGTACAACGCGCAGGAGGTGGACGAGGCGAGTGCGCCGCAGTTCTACCGCATGGTGCGTGAGCTGGCCCAGCGGGCGCAGCTGCCCATGCCGCGTGTGTACCTCATCCAGGAAGACGCCCCCAACGCCTTTGCCACCGGCCGCAACCCGGAGCATGCGGCGGTGGCCGCCACCACCGGCATCCTGCGGGTGCTCAGTGAGCGGGAGCTGCGCGGTGTCATGGCGCACGAGCTGGCGCACGTGAAGCACCGGGACATCCTGATTTCCACCATCAGCGCCACCATGGCGGGTGCGATTTCTGCGCTGGCCAACTTTGCGGTGTTTTTCAGCGGTCGTGACAGTGAAGGTCGTCCGTCCAATCCGCTGGTGGGCCTGCTGGTGGCCATCCTGGCACCGATCGCGGCTGGCCTCATCCAGATGGCCATCAGCCGTGCCCGTGAATTCGAAGCCGACCGTGGCGGTGCGGAAATCTCCGGCGACCCGCAGGCCCTGGCCTCGGCGCTGGACAAGATCCACCGCTATGCTCAGGGCATTCCTCTGGAAGCCACCGAGCGCCATCCGGAAACGGCCCAGATGATGATCATGAACCCGCTCTCTGGCGGTGGGCTGCGAGGCCTGTTCAGCACGCACCCGGCCACCGAAGAGCGCATTGCGCGCCTGATGGCGATGGTGCGCCGGTAA
- the fmt gene encoding methionyl-tRNA formyltransferase, with protein sequence MRVGFAGTPEFAAVALQALLDAGITVPLVLSQPDRPAGRGMKLQASPVKQLAVRHDIPVAQPRSLRLDGKFADEAETGRAALEAARLDVLVVAAYGLILPAWVLTQPRLGCLNIHASLLPRWRGAAPIHRAIEAGDAETGITIMQMDEGLDTGDMLLEDREPIAADDTTARLHDRLAAMGGRLILTALAQAATGRLQPRRQPEAGVTYAHKIDKAESQIRWTDDASQIARRLRAFDPFPGGVAQLDEESLKIWRAEVVASVDALPASTQPGDILSVTAEGPVVACGQGAVRLLELQRAGGKRLPAAAFLQSRPLRPGERLS encoded by the coding sequence CTGCGTGTCGGTTTTGCCGGCACCCCGGAATTCGCCGCCGTGGCCCTGCAGGCGCTGCTGGACGCCGGCATCACGGTGCCGCTGGTGCTGAGCCAGCCGGACCGGCCAGCCGGCCGTGGCATGAAGCTGCAGGCCTCTCCCGTCAAGCAACTGGCGGTGCGTCATGACATTCCGGTCGCACAGCCGCGCAGTCTCCGCCTGGACGGCAAGTTCGCCGATGAGGCCGAAACCGGGCGTGCGGCGCTGGAAGCGGCCCGGCTGGACGTGCTGGTGGTCGCCGCCTACGGCCTCATTCTTCCCGCCTGGGTGCTGACCCAACCGCGTCTGGGCTGCCTGAACATCCACGCATCCCTGCTGCCGCGCTGGCGCGGTGCGGCCCCGATCCATCGGGCCATTGAAGCCGGGGATGCGGAAACCGGCATCACCATCATGCAGATGGACGAGGGCCTGGACACCGGCGACATGCTGCTGGAAGACCGCGAGCCCATTGCGGCGGACGACACCACCGCCCGCCTGCATGACCGTCTGGCGGCCATGGGGGGACGATTGATCCTCACGGCGCTGGCCCAGGCGGCCACCGGTCGTCTGCAACCCCGCCGCCAACCGGAGGCGGGTGTCACCTACGCGCACAAGATCGACAAGGCCGAAAGCCAGATTCGATGGACCGATGACGCCAGCCAGATCGCGCGCCGTCTGCGGGCCTTTGATCCCTTCCCGGGTGGTGTGGCCCAACTGGACGAAGAGTCGCTGAAGATCTGGCGTGCGGAAGTGGTCGCATCGGTGGACGCCCTGCCGGCCTCCACCCAGCCCGGCGACATCCTGTCGGTCACCGCCGAGGGCCCGGTGGTGGCCTGTGGTCAAGGCGCTGTTCGCCTGCTGGAACTGCAACGTGCCGGTGGCAAGCGCCTGCCGGCGGCGGCCTTCCTGCAGTCCCGGCCGCTGCGGCCTGGCGAACGGCTGAGCTGA
- a CDS encoding LysM peptidoglycan-binding domain-containing protein: MTQRRPLGLTTIYAALLAGALISTPAMAAGDYPITPKQRDTAQKVAQAGVPLSELAPNAPDTYTVKRGDTLWGISSIFLKSPWRWPELWGMNNDQIRNPHLIYPGQVLVLVKADGRARLQLGREVGGSGTNGDVKLSPRVRSTDLNDGSISSIPQHLIEPFLNEAIVLNTNELATAPRVVAAQENRVWMTKGELAYARGEFSGDTEYRIFRQAKPLLDPVTKEVLGYEAAYVGTADVVRPGSGAGTPQEVPTTLKVGLVRQEVGVGDRLAPIPARGYTSYMPHAPANPVDGFIISVYGDAINAGQNQIVALNRGAADGMERGHVLALWRAGRVVKDTTTESKDAIRLPDERHGSLFVFQVFDRVSYALVLTVQEPVTTGDRFTQP; this comes from the coding sequence ATGACGCAACGGCGGCCGCTGGGCTTGACGACCATTTATGCAGCGCTGCTCGCCGGCGCTCTCATCAGCACGCCTGCAATGGCGGCCGGTGACTACCCCATCACGCCCAAGCAGCGGGATACCGCTCAAAAGGTGGCCCAGGCGGGCGTTCCCCTGTCAGAGCTGGCGCCCAACGCGCCAGACACCTACACCGTCAAGCGTGGCGACACGCTGTGGGGCATCTCCAGCATCTTCCTGAAGTCCCCGTGGCGCTGGCCCGAACTCTGGGGCATGAACAACGACCAGATCCGCAACCCTCACCTGATCTACCCCGGACAGGTGCTGGTGCTGGTGAAGGCTGATGGCCGCGCCCGTCTGCAACTGGGCCGCGAAGTCGGCGGCAGCGGCACCAATGGGGATGTGAAGCTGTCGCCCCGCGTGCGCTCCACCGATCTGAACGACGGCTCCATCTCCTCCATCCCGCAGCATCTGATCGAGCCCTTCCTGAACGAGGCCATCGTCCTCAACACCAACGAGCTGGCCACGGCGCCTCGTGTGGTGGCCGCCCAGGAAAACCGGGTGTGGATGACCAAGGGTGAGCTGGCCTACGCTCGCGGCGAATTCAGTGGCGACACCGAATACCGCATCTTCCGCCAGGCCAAGCCGCTGCTGGACCCGGTGACGAAGGAAGTGCTGGGTTACGAAGCCGCCTACGTGGGCACGGCCGATGTGGTCCGCCCCGGCAGCGGTGCTGGCACGCCGCAAGAAGTGCCCACCACGCTGAAGGTCGGCCTGGTGCGCCAGGAAGTGGGTGTGGGCGACCGTCTGGCGCCGATCCCGGCCCGCGGCTACACCAGCTACATGCCGCATGCCCCGGCCAATCCGGTGGATGGCTTCATCATCTCGGTCTATGGGGACGCCATCAACGCGGGCCAGAACCAGATCGTGGCGCTGAATCGCGGCGCGGCGGACGGCATGGAACGCGGCCACGTGCTGGCCCTGTGGCGTGCGGGTCGTGTGGTCAAGGACACCACCACCGAATCCAAGGACGCCATTCGCCTGCCGGATGAACGCCATGGTTCGCTGTTTGTCTTCCAGGTCTTTGACCGGGTCTCCTACGCCCTGGTCCTGACCGTGCAGGAACCGGTCACCACCGGCGACCGCTTCACCCAGCCCTAG
- the dprA gene encoding DNA-processing protein DprA, producing the protein MTAAEQQRLRDGPPKLEQTWRRTMAWLEGTESGSASSPASRSLLLLGDPDYPTALLNTADPPLLLHLEGRRELLQHRSVAVVGSRHPTPQGEDNARQFAAGLGEAGFCVVSGLAAGIDGAAHEAALNTAGGTMAVLGTGLDQVYPLAHEALARHIGRRGLLISEFFIGTPPLAPNFPQRNRIIAGLTEGCLVVEAAVKSGSLITARMASEAGREVFAIPGSIHAPQSRGCHHLLKQGACLVQTLEDLLCELPPMNAAAGAQAESALTSVSSPTTAAPASRGSTQDSAAEPRHPLLRALGHDPLSLEQLSQRTGWPIDELSAALLDLELQGAVARLPGARFQRRVRA; encoded by the coding sequence GTGACCGCCGCCGAGCAACAACGTCTTCGCGACGGCCCTCCCAAGCTGGAACAGACCTGGCGCCGAACGATGGCGTGGCTGGAGGGCACTGAGTCAGGCTCCGCCTCCTCACCGGCGTCCCGCAGCCTGCTGCTGCTGGGTGACCCCGACTATCCCACGGCCCTGCTCAACACCGCCGACCCACCCTTGCTGCTGCACCTGGAGGGGCGACGCGAGTTGCTGCAGCACCGCTCGGTGGCCGTGGTGGGCAGCCGCCACCCCACGCCGCAAGGTGAGGACAACGCCCGTCAGTTTGCTGCGGGTCTGGGGGAGGCAGGCTTCTGTGTGGTGTCGGGTCTGGCCGCCGGCATCGACGGCGCCGCCCATGAGGCCGCGCTGAACACCGCTGGCGGCACCATGGCCGTGCTGGGCACAGGCCTGGATCAGGTCTATCCCCTGGCCCACGAAGCACTGGCCCGGCACATCGGGCGACGCGGGTTGTTGATCAGCGAATTCTTCATCGGCACGCCGCCGCTGGCACCGAATTTCCCGCAGCGCAATCGCATCATTGCCGGTCTCACAGAAGGCTGCCTGGTGGTGGAAGCGGCGGTGAAATCAGGCTCCCTGATCACCGCGCGCATGGCCAGCGAGGCGGGCCGCGAGGTGTTTGCCATTCCTGGCTCCATTCACGCGCCACAGTCGCGGGGCTGCCACCATCTGCTCAAGCAGGGCGCCTGCCTGGTTCAGACCCTGGAGGACCTGCTGTGTGAACTGCCGCCGATGAACGCGGCGGCTGGCGCGCAAGCGGAGTCCGCGCTCACCTCCGTTTCTTCGCCCACCACGGCCGCCCCCGCAAGCCGTGGATCGACCCAGGACAGTGCGGCCGAACCCCGGCATCCCCTCCTGCGCGCCCTGGGCCACGACCCCTTGTCGCTGGAGCAATTGAGCCAACGCACCGGCTGGCCGATAGACGAGTT